A single window of Nicotiana sylvestris chromosome 3, ASM39365v2, whole genome shotgun sequence DNA harbors:
- the LOC138888001 gene encoding uncharacterized protein — MASKDVETRIVDPSREIEKSESELKEEVQRLKQQMAKMYQSWIRGHPPPSFPTNYTENPATIPPLSQAQVHITVDLSPQHAPGFTPYHNYPGTSSQTFHASPAKTTAFLAPDTQYYAPKPTFKVPDPYSYTPYFEPHVENEKPLKNMEQEEIFRKVKNLEQSLRNMQGLGSQVSVAYKDLCLFPDVQLPTGFKMPKFNLYDGHGDHVAHLRGYCSKIRGAGGKDELLMAYFSQSLSGAALE, encoded by the coding sequence ATGGCTAGCAAAGACGTGGAAACAAGAATTGTTGACCCGTCGAGGGAGATTGAGAAGTCGGAatctgaattgaaagaggaggtccAAAGGTTGAAACAGCAGATGGCAAAAATGTATCAGTCAtggatcagggggcatcctccaccttcattccccactaactacactgaaaaccctgcaactatcccaccactatcaCAAGCCCAGGTTCACATTACCGTTGACCTTTCTCCTCAACATGCACCGGGATTTACCCCTTACCATAATTACCCTGGTACTTCCTCCCAAACTTTCCATGCTTCACCAGCCAAAACAACCGCATTCCTAGCTCCAGATACCCAATACTATGCCCCGAAACCCACTTTCAAGGTCCCGGATCCTTACTCCTACACTCCCTactttgagcctcatgttgaaaatgagaaACCACTCAAGAACATGGAGCAAGAGGAGATATTTAGGAAGGTAAAGAATCTGgagcaatcattgagaaatatgcaagggttaggaAGCCAGGTAAGTGTGGcttataaggatttgtgtttgttccctgaTGTTCAACTGCCtactgggttcaagatgcccaagtttaacttgtatgatggacATGGGGATCATgtagctcatctgagaggttactGCAGTAAAATAAGAGGAGCCGGGGGAAAAGACGAATTACTAATGGCAtacttcagccaaagtctgagtggggcagctctAGAATGA